The stretch of DNA ATACAATTCGGTCATGCTCCATAGCAAGCTGCTGCTCACGCTGTACATCAATCTGCTCATCCGGATAGACCTCATACAGATTATGTACGGTTACACCTGACTTCTCCTTCAGTTCCTCGACCCATCGTTTGTTTATACAGGATTTTTCAAGATTGGGGTGGGCGACAATCACCAGTGTTCTCATGGTTTTCCCTCTTTCCTATTGTTAGAGTTGGCTATATCCATAATGATACAACACTAAATTATATTGGGACTTTCACACTTATTATGTCATCATCCTTCATTTCATTCAAGAACATGTCCCCGTACAAGTAGGCAGAACTGCTTCTCAATACCAATAGGTCAGTCTGAATTCATTTTTAAATTAGTCTCGATCTGAGAAAAGATAAAATGCGTTACTGTATGAGCATAAGGATTTACATCTTCAATAAACTGTTCTGCTTTTGCAAAAGTATCGAACTGCATTTTAAGCATATAACAGGCGTTTCCCGCGATTCGATAGCAAAATTCCACATTGGATAACCCCTCGATATATTTCTTAAAAGAGTTATAGTCCCCGTTTTTGACAGTCGCTTCGACAATGCACTGAATGGGTAGGCCTAATTTCTCGTAATCCACCTCAAGTGTATACTTCTTTATAATTTCAAACGATTCCAATCTCCTTACGCGCTCTGTTACGGATGGGGAAGATAAATTGATTCTTCTCCCGATTTCACTCATCGACAATCTGCTATTTTCTCTTAGGATATCAATGATTTTCTTGTCCGTAGAATCAATTTTCATAATTAAAGTTATTCTCCCTGTTTTCATTAAATTTCATAAATAATAAGTTGAATTGAATTGCGTATTCAATGTTATATAACCAAATAATTCGATATTATAAATTGTACAAGGAGGTATGAATTATGGCAAGAATCAGAGAATCAAACTATGGAATGACCCCTTTTCAAAAACTGTTAGGACATAATAAGGAGGTCATGAATGCATGGAATCAGCTAGGCGATGCGTTAGAGAAGGACGGAAGACTCTCAGCCCAGTTAAAGGAACAAGTACGGAGAACTTTAGCGCAAAATAACGGCTGTGAGTATTGCAAAGCAAAAGGCAAGCCAGAACCTCATCTATTCGATGAAAAAATATCGCTCGCGGTAGGATTCGCAGAGATATTTATTAAACAAAAAGGAGATCTCTCAGATGGGATCTTCAATGTCTTAAAAGAGTCCCTAACTGATGAGGAAATTAGTGAACTTTGTGCCTTTATTACATTCACAACGGCTTCCCAGTATTTTGGAGCTTTGATGCAGCTGGAAGCCCAGGAGAAATGAGACGATGTTCTTTTTTAGAAGAGAGATATTATATTTACAATAAAAGGGAGATTGTGTTAAGGTAGTTAAAAAAAATCAATGTTATATCTGATTTTAAGAGGTGCATTTAATGACCCTACTTTCCAGAAAACACAATTATAATACATTTTTTAAGATGTTTTATCTTGGATATGCTGTTCTAATGCTAGTATCTTATAGCGCGTATGCCTGGATGGACCATCACCGGATGAATTTATCGCAAAAAT from Paenibacillus sp. CAA11 encodes:
- a CDS encoding carboxymuconolactone decarboxylase family protein — translated: MARIRESNYGMTPFQKLLGHNKEVMNAWNQLGDALEKDGRLSAQLKEQVRRTLAQNNGCEYCKAKGKPEPHLFDEKISLAVGFAEIFIKQKGDLSDGIFNVLKESLTDEEISELCAFITFTTASQYFGALMQLEAQEK
- a CDS encoding Lrp/AsnC family transcriptional regulator; translated protein: MKIDSTDKKIIDILRENSRLSMSEIGRRINLSSPSVTERVRRLESFEIIKKYTLEVDYEKLGLPIQCIVEATVKNGDYNSFKKYIEGLSNVEFCYRIAGNACYMLKMQFDTFAKAEQFIEDVNPYAHTVTHFIFSQIETNLKMNSD